A DNA window from Helianthus annuus cultivar XRQ/B chromosome 15, HanXRQr2.0-SUNRISE, whole genome shotgun sequence contains the following coding sequences:
- the LOC110910240 gene encoding protein HUA2-LIKE 2 — MAPSRRRGVSKAAATAAACRKWKVGDLVLAKVKGFPAWPATVSEPEKWGYTTDWKKVLVFFFGTQQIAFCNPADVEAFTEEKKVSLMNKRHGKGADFVRAVREIIESYEELKQQEQTDKISNTIGQNASTNGVKSEECVASSASKDEAVTVTPTIDSCSKSSDSLKPCEGADIMSQDDKDMSEGHNGNLAVKKAPLPTTYSRKKFLGTRVPSARRSRSFVRAESCRFQTEDVTNNGSQRRTKRVRTSPGSSDGVGSGSNASPEENGSGIVTAGSDTKSLNDGNCVQSGYNKIMENEFDLPLSQTLEFQNKAVIFKKKRKPSRKRDFPDKIEPVQNFDIEESIGKHSKEDGDEHLPLVKRARVRMGQTSEPVNKPALEDQDRGQEEFDPCFTLNKCSVNKPPVWEVNKNKHIGCMVDGEAALPPFKRLHRALEAMSANVAEDKQVSLGGPSTMKTVINGTIEGKEKETDEICGNSSSPVEQNEMIVEVNTCSQPANRAEDKQVSTMKTIVSGTLESKETDEVCSNLSSPVEPNVMIDQVNTISQPAIVAEDKQDSLGGPSTVKIVINGTLESKETGEICSNVSSRVEQNELIDEVNTCGQPANVADDKQVSPCEPSTMKTIINRTSESKETVEICDDLSLRAEQNEMIDEVNTCSQPSNVAEDKQVLLGESSTMISIVNGTLESKGRYEISSNLSSPVERLEQHVDEVNTCGQPASVADKQVSLDNGTLKSKETDEICSSLSSPGEQIEMINEVNTCSQPSRSSSPGQKPMEIDDSKDSVMLDSVTKVVETVACSQSPIIVDEVNTCGQPSSLEEIEASKKDPSDVYGSGVSSDPVSSKSENGVVSHDDVIMAVHPIEDNGNDNAILEDTEGTKKSNMEVDDSLSLDVAKELTTADSVNEHPHSTLISDDNTSHKSVSGTRTPSPPTDPFDSADVSRASPPNNTSVSYIISKPDNSNLLENSCSPNVHEKPKHTGNKWNTISEANAVLTSFEASLEALTRTKKSIDRATRIAIDAAKFGSAVKVVETIARSLECESSLHKRVDLFFLVDSIAQCSRGLKGGVGGVYPSAIQAVLPRLLLAAAPPGSSALENRRQCLKVLKLWQERKIIPEPMIRHHIRELESLNMMSSRLSNSRRAFRNERAFDDPVREVEGMLVDEYGSNSSMQLSGFCIPTMLKDEKEGSDSDSDAEGFEAVTPERDPEICEHDKVLTPAAEKHTHVLEDVDGELEMEDVAPTHEGQVTVTAPVEKAVGTSHHQLPQHLPPLPQDLPPSFPPLPSSPPPPPPASLPPPPPTPPSAPLPPPPPPPPPVLLSAPPPPQASLLPPPPPPASLPPPPPPPPASLPPPPPPPASVPPPPPPLVSIPPPPAASIPPPPPASFPAPPLLPDTMSNFPDANVYAASQNCNDDPQLSTAPSVNYHSSEVPESSNSGSFGIPRPPVQVASNVHLRPPHPAPSSQFSYFQSDQSCRDVPPPSYPGRFHFVNGTDTGNFHSDHDRMHLPPHDDSWRFQPPPFSGPCHPDGPIGRYPPNMYAGPPCEPPVSWHYPVRPPNHRDMPPHRPYPEASAHMAPRGVAGPNFWRPR, encoded by the exons ATGGCGCCTAGCCGGAGAAGAGGTGTGAGTAAAGCCGCCGCAACCGCCGCCGCTTGCCGGAAGTGGAAGGTCGGCGATCTTGTTCTGGCGAAGGTTAAAGGGTTCCCTGCTTGGCCTGCTACG GTTAGTGAGCCGGAAAAGTGGGGCTACACTACTGACTGGAAGAAAGTTCTAGTCTTTTTCTTTGGAACCCAACAAAT AGCATTCTGTAATCCAGCTGATGTTGAGGCTTTTACTGAAGAAAAAAAAGTATCTCTTATGAATAAACGCCACGGTAAAGGAGCTGATTTTGTTCGTGCTGTAAGGGAAATTATTGAAAGTTACGAGGAATTAAAACAACAGGAGCAAACAGACAAAATTAGTAATACAATTGGTCAAAATGCATCAACAAATGGGGTCAAATCAGAGGAATGTGTCGCCAGCTCAGCGtcaaaggatgaggctgtcacAGTCACACCTACTATTGACTCGTGTTCGAAAAGTTCTGATTCTTTAAAACCTTGTGAGGGTGCTGATATAATGTCACAAGATGACAAAGATATGTCTGAGGGGCATAATGGTAATTTGGCGGTCAAGAAAGCACCTTTACCAACTACATACTCAAGAAAGAAATTTCTTGGTACCCGTGTACCTTCCGCTCGAAGGTCGAGGAGTTTTGTTCGGGCAGAATCTTGCAGATTTCAAACAGAAGATGTGACAAATAATGGGTCACAAAGAAGGACCAAACGGGTCAGGACATCACCAGGTTCATCTGATGGAGTGGGTTCGGGTTCGAATGCAAGTCCTGAAGAAAATGGTTCAGGAATCGTGACTGCTGGTTCTGATACCAAGAGTTTAAACGACGGAAATTGTGTACAGTCTGGTTACAATAAGATTATGGAAAATGAGTTTGACTTGCCGCTGAGTCAAACTCTTGAATTCCAAAATAAAGCTGTCATTTTTAAAAAGAAACGAAAGCCAAGTAGAAAACGCGACTTCCCTGATAAAATCGAACCCGTTCAGAATTTTGATATTGAAGAATCTATCGGGAAGCATTCAAAGGAAGACGGTGATGAGCATCTGCCGTTAGTGAAACGGGCCCGGGTTCGAATGGGGCAAACCTCTGAACCAGTAAATAAACCAGCCCTAGAAGATCAAGATAGAGGTCAGGAAGAATTTGACCCGTGCTTTACGTTAAACAAATGTAGTGTTAATAAACCGCCAGTATGGGAAGTTAATAAGAATAAGCATATTGGTTGTATGGTTGATGGTGAAGCTGCTTTACCACCGTTTAAACGTCTCCATCGGGCTCTAGAGGCTATGTCTGCTAATGTTGCGGAAGATAAGCAAGTTTCTCTTGGCGGGCCATCCACCATGAAAACAGTTATTAATGGAACTATAGAGggtaaagaaaaagaaacagatgAAATTTGTGGCAATTCGTCTTCACCCGTTGAACAAAATGAGATGATTGTCGAGGTCAACACATGCAGTCAACCTGCTAATCGTGCAGAAGATAAACAAGTTTCCACCATGAAAACCATTGTCAGTGGAACTTTAGAGAGTAAAGAAACAGATGAAGTTTGTAGCAATTTATCTTCACCTGTTGAACCGAATGTGATGATTGATCAGGTCAACACGATAAGTCAACCTGCTATTGTCGCAGAAGATAAACAAGATTCTCTTGGTGGGCCATCCACTGTGAAAATCGTTATCAATGGAACTTTGGAGAGTAAGGAAACTGGTGAAATTTGTAGCAATGTGTCTTCGCGAGTTGAACAGAATGAGCTGATTGATGAGGTCAACACGTGTGGTCAACCTGCTAATGTTGCAGACGATAAACAGGTGTCTCCATGTGAGCCATCCACCATGAAAACCATTATCAACAGAACTTCAGAGAGTAaagaaacagttgaaatttgtgacGATTTATCTTTACGAGCTGAACAAAACGAGATGATTGACGAGGTCAACACGTGCAGTCAACCTTCTAATGTTGCAGAAGATAAACAAGTTTTGCTTGGTGAATCATCCACCATGATATCCATTGTTAATGGAACTTTAGAGAGTAAGGGAAGATATGAAATTAGTAGCAATTTATCTTCACCAGTCGAACGACTCGAACAGCATGTTGATGAGGTCAACACGTGTGGTCAACCTGCTAGTGTTGCAGATAAACAAGTTTCTCTTGACAACGGAACTTTAAAGAGTAAGGAAACGGATGAAATTTGTAGCAGTTTATCTTCACCAGGTGAACAGATTGAGATGATTAATGAGGTCAACACGTGCAGTCAACCTTCTAGGAGTAGTAGTCCAGGGCAAAAGCCTATGGAAATTGATGACAGTAAAGATTCTGTCATGTTGGATTCTGTTACTAAAGTAGTTGAAACAGTTGCATGTTCTCAAAGCCCAATAATAGTTGATGAGGTCAATACATGTGGTCAACCATCTAGTTTGGAGGAGATTGAAGCTAGCAAAAAAGATCCGTCGGATGTTTACGGTTCCGGGGTGAGTTCAGATCCAGTATCAAGTAAATCGGAAAACGGTGTTGTTTCACATGATGATGTTATTATGGCAGTCCATCCAATTGAAGATAATGGCAATGATAATGCAAT ACTTGAAGATACTGAAGGAACCAAAAAGTCAAACATGGAAGTCGATGATTCTCTGTCTTTAGATGTTGCAAAAGAGTTGACTACTGCTGACTCGGTCAATGAACATCCTCATTCAACTCTTATTTCAGACGATAACACAAGCCATAAAAGTGTGTCGGGTACCCGGACACCCTCTCCCCCGACTGACCCGTTTGACTCAGCTGATGTGTCACGAGCTTCTCCACCCAATAACACTTCGGTTTCCTATATCATATCCAAGCCAGATAATAGTAATTTACTTGAAAACAGTTGTAGTCCGAATGTGCATGAAAAACCAAAACACACTGGTAACAAGTGGAACACTATTTCAGAAGCAAATGCTGTTTTGACTTCTTTTGAGGCAAGCCTTGAGGCACTAACGCGGACCAAAAAAAGCATTGACAGGGCTACTCGCATTGCCATTGACGCTGCTAAATTTGGAAGTGCCGTCAAG GTGGTGGAGACTATTGCTCGCAGTTTGGAATGTGAATCAAGTTTACATAAACGGGTGGACTTGTTCTTTCTTGTGGATTCTATTGCACAATGTTCTCGAGGGCTTAAAG GTGGTGTGGGTGGTGTGTATCCTTCGGCTATCCAGGCAGTGCTACCGCGGTTATTGTTGGCTGCTGCTCCTCCAGGGAGTAGTGCTCTTGAAAATCGTAGGCAATGTTTAAAG GTTCTAAAGCTGTGGCAAGAAAGAAAAATCATTCCGGAACCAATGATTCGTCACCATATTCGTGAGCTTGAGTCCCTCAACATGATGTCTTCTAGACTCAGTAATTCTCGCCGGGCCTTTAGAAATGAACGGGCCTTTGATGATCCAGTTAGGGAAGTTGAGGGTATGCTAGTCGATGAGTATGGAAG TAACTCGAGTATGCAGTTATCGGGTTTCTGCATACCAACAATGCTgaaagatgaaaaagaaggaaGTGATTCTGATTCCGACGCGGAGGGGTTTGAGGCGGTAACACCTGAACGTGATCCTGAAATTTGTGAACATGATAAGGTCCTTACACCTGCAGCGGAGAAGCATACCCATGTACTTGAGGATGTTGATGGTGAGCTTGAAATGGAAGATGTGGCCCCCACCCATGAAGGTCAAGTAACAGTAACTGCCCCTGTGGAAAAAGCTGTAGGCACATCCCACCATCAACTCCCACAACATTTGCCGCCGTTACCGCAAGATTTGCCGCCATCGTTTCCCCCGTTGCCAAGCTCTCCTCCACCGCCACCTCCTGCTTCTCTTCCACCCCCACCGCCAACACCTCCTTCCGCTCCCCttccgccaccgccaccgccaccgccgccagTTTTGCTTTCTGCACCTCCCCCGCCTCAAGCCTCTCTTCTCCCGCCGCCACCTCCTCCAGCCTcgcttcctcctcctcctcctccacctcCAGCTTctcttccaccacctcctccaccgcCAGCCTctgttcctccacctcctccacCGTTAGTCTCGATTCCTCCACCTCCTGCAGCGTCTATTCCTCCACCACCTCCAGCCTCCTTTCCGGCACCGCCTCTATTACCCGACACTATGAGTAATTTTCCTGATGCCAACGTTTATGCAGCTAGTCAG AACTGTAACGATGATCCACAGCTATCAACAGCTCCATCAGTTAATTACCATTCTTCCGAAGTAccagaatcatccaattctggctCTTTCGGTATCCCCCGCCCACCTGTTCAAGTCGCCAGTAACGTGCACCTTAGGCCACCACACCCTGCTCCATCATCTCAGTTCTCGTATTTTCAGTCAGATCAGTCGTGTAGGGACGTTCCGCCTCCTTCATACCCCGGCAGATTCCATTTTGTCAATGGTACAGATACCGGTAATTTTCACAGTGATCATGACAGAATGCACTTACCCCCACATGATGACAGCTGGCGGTTTCAACCCCCTCCATTCTCTG GTCCCTGTCATCCTGATGGCCCGATAGGACGATATCCTCCCAATATGTATGCGGGCCCACCATGTGAACCACCAGTGTCCTGGCATTATCCTGTAAGACCTCCGAATCATAGAGATATGCCACCTCATAGACCATACCCTGAAGCCTCAGCTCATATGGCTCCTCGAG GTGTTGCAGGTCCAAACTTTTGGAGACCAAGGTGA